TTCGGGGTGCCATTCGCTCACTCAAATGACCCAGAACGGGCTCTTATGACAGCGCTGGAGATGCAGGAGGCTCTCGAGCGGCTCAACAGCAGAAGGTCTCCGGAGATGCAATTTCGTGTCAAGATCGGAATAAATACCGGCCTTGTGCTTGTAGGCGACATTGGCTGTATGAGGAGAATGGACTACACGGTCTTGGGAGACCCGGTCAACACGGCCAAGAGAATCGAGACGTCAGCTCTGCCAAACCAGATACTTGTCGGCCCGTCCACCTACGAGCGCGTCTCCGATGATAAGTTCAGGCTTCTCCCAAGAAAAGCAATACAACTAAAGGGCAAGTCCGAGCCCATCCAGCTTTACGAGCTGGAGGGAATTGCCTAGCCACTTGTCGCCACGAATGCGGTATAGGATGTTGCGCTGGCGACGTGGCCGGCTCTCGATTGGGGGCATCGGGACTCCGTCAGGAGGTTTCATTGCTCCTACGAGGCAACGGCCTCTATAACTTGCAGGCGGCCTCGTAGTTGAAGGCAAGTATCATCCTTTGATGCGCAGCTCGGCAGTCTGACAATTATTGATAAGCATGAGGCGCAAGTGTAGGATGCTGCTCGGTTGATTTTTGGGGCTGGCGTCGCCAGATGATCTAAGTGGAATGTAATTTCATGCAATCGATAGGGGATGTTTCTGTGGCCAGATTGGGGAATGGACTTGCGGTTGGTTTTTTTCTTTCGTTGCTGCTTGGACTTGCAGTCGCGGCGGGCCAGTTTCAGCAGGTGGAAGTCGAGCGTGTGCATGCTAACGGCTATCAGATGGTTGACCTCAGCGTCCTGACGAGGTCGCTTGGACTTGACGGGATATGGAACGCCCTCGGCAGAAAAGTTATCGTCGCTAACGAGGACAAGTTCCTGGTTCTGTTCGTTGGTAGCAACCGCGTCGCTCTTAAAGATAAGATCGTGAGGCTTTCCACGTCGCCGTCGATAGTGAACGGCGCGATGCTCGTTCCGGTCGATTTCATCACCGAGGCGCTTAGTAGCATTATGGACAAGAAGGTTTCTTATGAGGTCGTGGAGGACAAGGTCGTCATATTTGACAAACGCATGGGGATAACGCGGCCGATCGAACCGGGACCGCCCACGTATCGAGAGATCGGTCAGCTTCAGGAAGACCTAATCCAGGATAGGCTTGCGACTGGGGCGACCGAGGCAGCGCTGACGAACAGCTCGCCACTTAGTTTCAGGGATGCTGCTATCGACGTGGTTGTCATCGACCCTGGTCATGGGAGACAGGCCGCTGGGGATTCGGGCCCGACAGGACTTCTGGAGAAAGAGGTTACGCTCAAGCTTGCAATGCGGATGAAGAAACTACTCGAGAGACAGATGGGTATTCGGGTCGTGCTGACGCGGGATGCCGACATTGACTTGTCGCTTGAGCGTAGGACTGCGCTGGCTAACAACGAGAAGGCCGGCCTTTTCCTCAGTCTTCACGCCAGCGGCTCGCTTGATAGGGATTTGAGCGGGTTCAGGGCGTTCGTCGCCAACGTTGAGGCCTCGGATGAGCAGACTGCCAAGGTAGTAACTAAAGAGAACAAGGTCATAGCTACTGAGCCCGGCAACGAAGCCCAGAAGCCCGAGGAATACGCGACGATGCTGTGGGACTTATCTGACAATGAGTACTTCCGCGAGAGCCTCGCGGTTGCCAAAGAGATACTCACCGCATGTAAAAGAGCGGAAATTGACGTGGCATCAAGAGAGCCGGGCCAGGGGCCGTTTATCGTTCTGATCGGCGCCTCTATGCCGGCTGTTTTGCTCGAGGTTGGCTACCCGAGCAATCCGACGGACGAACAGCTTCTCAAGCAGGACAAATACTTGGACAAGCTGGCCGGCGCGGTCTGCGAGGGCATTGCCAAGGCCAAGGCTCAGGTCGCGGTGCAGACTCGGGAGAACCGCTGATTTGCCAGGGCGCTCTTCTCCGGTTGGTGTGTTTGATTCCGGCGTTGGTGGCCTATCGGTCATCAAGGCCCTAATGGAGCGCCTGCCACACGAGGATTACATCTATATCGGCGATACAGCCCGACTGCCCTATGGGACCAAGACCAAGAGCACAATCGCACGCTTCTCCATTGAAAACGCAGAGTTTCTGCTCAGCAAGGGAGTCAAGCTGGTTGTCGTGGCATGCAACTCCGCATCCGCGACAGCGCTCGATGCCTTGCGCGCGAGGTTTGATGTTCCCATAATCGGCGTCATCAAGCCGGGGGCCGATGCGGCAGTAGAATCCACAACGTCTGGCTCTATCGGCGTCATCGGAACGGAGGCGACTATCAACAGCGGGTGTTACGAGCACGAGATACTCAGGCTGCGTCCAGGCGCACGCGTGCTCGGAAAGCCCTGTCCGCTCTTTGTTCCGCTGGTGGAGGAGAGCTGGCTGGACGATCCGATAACACATCAAGTCGCCGAACGGTATCTTGCTGTCTTTCGTGCGACTCGCGTGGATGTTCTGATCCTCGGCTGCACGCACTATCCGCTGCTTGCGGGCGTTATCGCCGATGTTGTCGGCCCAGGGACGGCGATCGTCGATTCCGCCTCGACAGTGGCCGGGGCCGTTGAACGGCTGCTCATCAAAATGAACCTCGCCAACGACTCCGACTCGCCCGGCACCCACAAGTTCTACGTGACTGATCTGCCAGCCAAGATCAAACGCATCGGCAGAATGTTCCTGGGCATTGACGATCTTTCGATCGAACTGGTGCGACTCGGGGCTAGCTAGCGAGGTGCGTGCCCCTTGAGACGAACCTGAACATCAGACGGCGTGCGTCGAGCTCTCGAAGCGCGGCCTGCACCGCCACCGTTTTCTCCGGCGGGCAGACGAGCATGAGGAATCCGCCCCCGCCTGCGCCGGTGATCTTGCCGCCCAACGCCCCGTTTTGCCTGGCGGCATTGTAGAGGGCCTCGATGCGATGCGAGCTGATTGAAGAGACGATCTGCCTCTTTGCCTGCCAGGAAAGGTCAACGAGCTCGCCAAGCCTCACGAAATCCCCGGAAAGGAGAGCCGGCATCATCTTCTCGGCGTATTGCTTGATCTCGTGCAAGTATGTAACGGTGGCCTGATGGCGGCCCTCAGTCTTGCCCTTTTGCTCCCGAAGTATCGATGCAGAATCCCTGCTCTTGCCCGTGAAGAAGAGCATCGTCCACCTTGCCAGCTCACGAAGCCCTCTGGCGTCGATCGCAAGCGGCATAACTGTGGTCTCCCCGGCCTCAAAGCGTATCTCATTCAGGCCTCCAAAGGCCGACGCAAACTGGTCTTGTTTGCCGATCGGCCGGCCCATTTCATCGATCTCTATGGCCGAGGCAAGCTCTGCTATCACGCCGGCCGAAAACTTTTTGCCAAGCAGGGAGGAGATGGCCTTGATTGTGCCAACCGTCGCCGCTCCGGAAAGGCCAAGCCCGGAGCCGGGCGGGATGTCGGATGCGGTGTGGATGTGAGCCCCAACCCGTAGTTTGAAGGACCGGATAACCGCCTTGACAAGGCCAAACACACCCTCAGTGTCTAGATGCTCAATGTCGCTGCATTCCTCGGTGAGGCCATAATCGTCCGAGCTTATTACCAGCTTGCGGTCCTTGCGAAACGAGATCATGCAGCAGAAGTACTTGTCGATCGTCGCGGAGACCACAAGCCCGCCGAATCTGGCGTAATATGCCTCCAGGTCGGTTCCACCGCCCCCGAAGCTAATCCGAACGGGAGTTCTTGATATGATGGGCGACGATGCAAACGGGGTCGAGTATGCCAAGGCCCTGGGACTCATCTATCGCATCTATTCGGCAGCGGCGCTTGGCGTAAGAGCCTCCTAGTCCCAAGAGACGGAAGCCGTCGAGAACGGTCGGTCTTCAATGGCTGGTCTTGAGCGTTCCCTCGCCGATCTCTGTGCCATATTCTATTTCGGGTCCGGTGCGTACGTTTGCTTTGTTCGCGACAGGCTGCCCCGGCTTTACTTTTTCCAGGACGGGTTGGGGCCGACCAGGCCGCCCCTTGCGTGCCCTGACACCAATGGGTGAGAACTCAGTCGGGCCAATCGTCAAGATGTTGCTTTCAGGCGATGGCCCCCGGTTGACGCATTTCTGAAACATGGCAAGACGCCTGGCGTTCTCAAACTTAGTGGCCAGACTGCGCATTTGCAGAAAGTCCCGAACCTCTTTGCACCCACTGTCGAGGCTCAGGTCAAACAGGTCTGTCGGCGTGGCATCGAAGTAACGTTTCACGAGGGGCTGCTGGAATTGGATTTCCGAGGCTTTTTTTGCCGTGATTAGGCCCATCCGCCAGTAGTATTCGTAGCCCCTTGATAAAAGAGGGAATGTTGTCATCTTGTGCCAGTAGGCCCGGGCCAAATTATAGTAAAGCGGCGCGCGCTTCAAGCTAAATCTGTTCTTGGTGTAATCCTCGTAGGAAAGGATAGCGCCCTTGAACGACTTCATAGCTTCGTCGATGCTTCCTTCCGAAAGAAAGCGAAGGCCCTCTTTGTTCCGCTCGGTAGCGAACCAATTAGCCCAAGATACTGAGACTGTGAGGCACAATGTCACTAGCAGGCACGAAACGACTGCAATCGGTTTTTTCATCATGTTCTCCCACGATTCATAATCTATTTTGGTCCTCTCCAGAGCGCTGATGAGGCCGCCTCCAATCCGATTCGATTAAACGCCATATTGCTTAGCGCTTTCGAGTGACATGAGCTGCCATCGTATCGGCGCCAAAAAATCAGCGAATGTGTTCCTGCGCTTCACCAGCAGAAGCTTACTGTTGATATCGAAAGTTGGGTCCGACTTCGACGTGAAATGATAGGTCAAGAACATCCTGTCGCTCGTGTAATTGCTTGTTGTTTTAGGCCTTGTCCACTCTTTTTTTACCAGTTCTGCCCGGATGTCGTGGACAACCTCGTATTTCGGCTCGCCGATACCCACGTCTATCCTAACCCTAAAAAGCTTGTTCACGTCAGTATCGAAACCACACTTGGTCATCAACACTTGGTCATTATGGTTGTAGGCCCAGACGTAAGCTTCAACCGTCGCCTCGGGTGTGTCGAAGCTCGGCTCAAAAGTGCAGCCTACAAGCGCCCATATCACCGCGAAACATAGTAAAATGAAGCAAGGCTGCATACCAATGCAGCTCCTGCTCAAATAACAATTCCCGCTCGTCAACGGTAATCCTCACCTTGGCGCGAACAGAAAATCCAACGACTGATTGTTAAACCTAACCGCAAATCATAGCCCATGTCAACCAGCCATAAATTCTTAAGACAAACGTGCAAAATGTCAAATGCTCCCTCAACCCGGGTTTGACCCCTCGTCAGATTAGAGCGGGGAACGTTGCGGCTGCCTCGCGGATGGAGGGCAGAAGCTCGTGCCCGAAGGGCAGACCGTGGGTAGCCGCAGGCGTAGCCTGACGGTGCGAATAGCGCCACAATCCCCTTTTCTAACCTCCCTCCCCGTTGCGTTGCACGCACGGCTACCCACGGTGTCCCCTGTCGGGGATTACAGCCTGCACCCTCGTTCGCACCCGTTAGGTGAAAGAGGCAGCAACTCGGCTTTCAACATGAACTCCCGTGCCTATCTGGCAGCCAACTTCAGAGCTCAACTTCAGAAACGATCAATCTGATTATTGGGGAGCTGTGGCGGTGGTTGACTCGACCAATCAGCTTGGCTAGTATTGCGTTCATAAAATAGGGCAATGTGGCCGAATCTGTGGAAATGTTGGCGGCGTGTTCGCTGGTGTCAGCAGTAACTGGGCAG
This window of the bacterium genome carries:
- the murI gene encoding glutamate racemase, whose amino-acid sequence is MPGRSSPVGVFDSGVGGLSVIKALMERLPHEDYIYIGDTARLPYGTKTKSTIARFSIENAEFLLSKGVKLVVVACNSASATALDALRARFDVPIIGVIKPGADAAVESTTSGSIGVIGTEATINSGCYEHEILRLRPGARVLGKPCPLFVPLVEESWLDDPITHQVAERYLAVFRATRVDVLILGCTHYPLLAGVIADVVGPGTAIVDSASTVAGAVERLLIKMNLANDSDSPGTHKFYVTDLPAKIKRIGRMFLGIDDLSIELVRLGAS
- a CDS encoding GHMP kinase — its product is MSPRALAYSTPFASSPIISRTPVRISFGGGGTDLEAYYARFGGLVVSATIDKYFCCMISFRKDRKLVISSDDYGLTEECSDIEHLDTEGVFGLVKAVIRSFKLRVGAHIHTASDIPPGSGLGLSGAATVGTIKAISSLLGKKFSAGVIAELASAIEIDEMGRPIGKQDQFASAFGGLNEIRFEAGETTVMPLAIDARGLRELARWTMLFFTGKSRDSASILREQKGKTEGRHQATVTYLHEIKQYAEKMMPALLSGDFVRLGELVDLSWQAKRQIVSSISSHRIEALYNAARQNGALGGKITGAGGGGFLMLVCPPEKTVAVQAALRELDARRLMFRFVSRGTHLAS
- a CDS encoding N-acetylmuramoyl-L-alanine amidase, translating into MARLGNGLAVGFFLSLLLGLAVAAGQFQQVEVERVHANGYQMVDLSVLTRSLGLDGIWNALGRKVIVANEDKFLVLFVGSNRVALKDKIVRLSTSPSIVNGAMLVPVDFITEALSSIMDKKVSYEVVEDKVVIFDKRMGITRPIEPGPPTYREIGQLQEDLIQDRLATGATEAALTNSSPLSFRDAAIDVVVIDPGHGRQAAGDSGPTGLLEKEVTLKLAMRMKKLLERQMGIRVVLTRDADIDLSLERRTALANNEKAGLFLSLHASGSLDRDLSGFRAFVANVEASDEQTAKVVTKENKVIATEPGNEAQKPEEYATMLWDLSDNEYFRESLAVAKEILTACKRAEIDVASREPGQGPFIVLIGASMPAVLLEVGYPSNPTDEQLLKQDKYLDKLAGAVCEGIAKAKAQVAVQTRENR